A stretch of Megalobrama amblycephala isolate DHTTF-2021 linkage group LG14, ASM1881202v1, whole genome shotgun sequence DNA encodes these proteins:
- the LOC125245326 gene encoding uncharacterized protein LOC125245326 — MHFSSPVLDNSYTGQGEGEGPVSHSDSTQVAQSTVAGRDNSFVICPAVVPPPPHRSIISSERGDLSPPPGQGGSLGLARERTNLNALGLPPSVVATIQNARAVSTRSLYGCKWQVFEGWCDGRGLTSYQCSVSDILCFLQDLMDKGRSFSTMKVYLAAISACHVGFEGSMVGQHPLICRFMKGARRSLPVIRKTVPEWDLSMVLEALSLYPFEPLGSISLKLMSFKTALLLALASAKRVSELHALSVHPSCTKFSLSGDKVSLKHNPAFMPKCFPAFTSEVLELSAFHPPPFSSTEDQRLNALCPVRALQTYITRTGAFRKSDQLFISWASPHKGSPISKQRLSHWLVNAIALAYESKGVQPPGNIRAHSTRGLAASWALFRGVSLQDICSAASWASPHTFVRYYRLDVTKTSVAHSVLGVGSS, encoded by the coding sequence ATGCACTTTTCCTCCCCTGTGCTTGATAATTCCTACACTGGCCAGGGTGAGGGAGAAGGGCCTGTCTCTCATTCTGATAGCACCCAGGTGGCCCAAAGCACCGTGGCTGGCAGAGATAATTCCTTTGTTATATGCCCAGCCGTGGTGCCTCCCCCTCCGCACAGATCTATTATCTCAAGCGAACGGGGAGATTTATCACCCCCACCCGGACAGGGTGGCTCTCTGGGCCTGGCCCGTGAGAGGACAAACTTAAATGCACTAGGGCTTCCCCCGAGTGTGGTTGCTACTATACAGAATGCTAGGGCCGTTTCTACACGATCCTTATATGGTTGTAAGTGGCAAGTGTTTGAAGGGTGGTGTGATGGGCGTGGTCTCACATCATATCAGTGCTCAGTTtctgatattttgtgttttttacaAGACCTTATGGATAAAGGCAGGTCTTTTTCCACTATGAAGGTCTACCTGGCGGCTATATCGGCCTGTCATGTGGGCTTTGAGGGCTCAATGGTCGGGCAGCATCCTCTAATCTGCAGATTTATGAAGGGTGCTCGTCGTTCCTTGCCAGTCATCAGGAAAACTGTTCCTGAATGGGACCTCTCCATGGTGCTGGAGGCTTTGTCTCTGTACCCCTTTGAGCCCCTGGGAAGTATTTCCCTGAAGTTAATGTCCTTCAAGACGGCTTTGCTCTTGGCTTTGGCTTCAGCTAAACGTGTCAGCGAGCTACATGCACTCTCTGTTCATCCCTCGTGCACTAAATTCTCTCTTAGTGGAGATAAGGTTTCTCTTAAGCATAACCCAGCTTTTATGCCTAAGTGCTTCCCTGCATTCACATCGGAGGTGTTGGAGCTGTCCGCTTTTCACCCTCCACCTTTTTCCTCCACGGAGGATCAGAGGCTGAATGCTCTGTGTCCGGTACGTGCATTACAGACATATATTACCAGGACCGGTGCTTTCCGGAAGAGTGACCAGCTCTTTATTTCATGGGCATCCCCTCACAAGGGGAGCCCCATATCTAAGCAACGCCTCTCACATTGGCTTGTGAATGCTATTGCTTTGGCATATGAATCTAAGGGAGTGCAGCCCCCAGGTAACATCAGAGCTCATTCCACGAGGGGCTTAGCCGCCTCTTGGGCTTTGTTTAGAGGTGTGTCACTGCAGGACATCTGCTCTGCTGCCAGTTGGGCTTCTCCACATACATTTGTGCGTTACTACCGACTGGATGTTACCAAAACCTCGGTAGCACATTCTGTTTTAGGGGTGGGGTCTTCATAG
- the LOC125244496 gene encoding uncharacterized protein LOC125244496: MKYSWGDPLDFKHGLAGLEVKDMTALGMGDPPAIEPSIARHLNPSQGGLLAPPKPVLPSKMDRFSASIHQASYKASALAVRALNVSSLLSAYQAELLEDMGQQLEKGSAPPSLWKEIVTVNDLVLRNARQAVQASGRSMALSVVGERALWLNLSGLPDSEKRRVAGAPVEAGQALFGPAVALMQQRCDDKKKEDEAFKLCLPRKSAPRQVPPPRPPNPSTAGRNFQGPVRGKPRGKPPVQHGNPPPAKPWGKTSLPRPRLRNLTAPLPLITNASGRPDVRPRGASSPCSRADSPLNACSAFHIPPLKKRRVFVGEVSPPLLMGALPVFKGVSQFPVLPSVCPPVQHTSGIFPVPKRKTLRKCAQAVSSHSPLHLHLTSSIKASAPVFPNTQKIKTSKCLTNHMNSLIRENLSLQIFLNPRMSPLVRPLDGAIASQMSQPGTHEAISASQALVGTLASYESAWQTVSAPEWVTRTITQGYRLQFVMKPPHFNGVLSSHTEESAAHILNEEISSLLDKGAIQVVPHNLIELGFYSRYFLVPKKDGSLRPILDLRVLNKHLRKYNFRMLTHGTLARAIKQNDWFTSVDLKDAFFHISIYPPHRKFLRFAYQGTCYEFTVLPFGLALSPRTFCLCAEAGLAPLRLSGLRILTYIDDWLIIAESKEKVQRDTRRVLTHITSLGFRVNVNKSNFTPSQSVIFLGLELNSVSMRARLSQERVLSLMNCVSQFREERKYNIALVSDCRV; this comes from the coding sequence ATGAAGTACAGTTGGGGGGACCCGCTCGACTTCAAACACGGTCTCGCGGGTCTCGAGGTGAAGGACATGACGGCCCTCGGCATGGGTGACCCCCCCGCCATCGAGCCCTCTATCGCCAGACACCTCAATCCCTCTCAGGGTGGGCTGCTCGCCCCTCCCAAGCCTGTTCTTCCCAGCAAAATGGACCGCTTCTCTGCGTCCATCCATCAGGCTTCCTACAAGGCCTCAGCCTTAGCGGTTAGAGCCTTAAATGTTTCCTCGCTCCTCTCGGCTTACCAGGCCGAGCTTCTCGAGGACATGGGTCAGCAGTTGGAGAAAGGGTCGGCCCCGCCCTCGCTCTGGAAGGAGATCGTCACTGTCAACGATCTCGTTCTCCGCAATGCCCGCCAGGCCGTCCAAGCCAGCGGGCGTTCAATGGCTCTTTCCGTCGTCGGTGAGCGCGCGCTGTGGCTCAATCTATCAGGGCTCCCTGATAGTGAGAAGCGACGCGTCGCGGGAGCACCGGTGGAGGCTGGTCAAGCACTCTTCGGCCCTGCTGTCGCCCTCATGCAACAGCGCTGTGACGACAAAAAGAAAGAGGACGAGGCTTTTAAGTTGTGTCTGCCCCGGAAATCAGCGCCGCGCCAGGTTCCCCCTCCACGGCCACCTAACCCGTCTACAGCGGGGCGTAATTTCCAGGGTCCAGTCAGAGGCAAACCTCGTGGGAAACCGCCAGTGCAGCACGGTAATCCCCCGCCTGCAAAACCGTGGGGGAAAACATCTTTGCCGCGGCCGCGGCTAAGAAACCTCACAGCTCCACTACCCCTGATCACAAACGCAAGCGGCCGGCCTGATGTTCGGCCACGGGGGGCTTCGAGTCCATGTTCGCGGGCGGACAGCCCACTGAACGCCTGCTCTGCTTTTCACATTCCCCCGTTAAAGAAACGGAGGGTCTTTGTTGGCGAGGTAAGCCCCCCTTTACTAATGGGTGCCCTCCCTGTGTTCAAAGGGGTTTCACAGTTCCCAGTGTTGCCCAGTGTGTGCCCCCCCGTCCAACACACGTCGGGGATTTTTCCTGTTCCAAAAAGGAAAACGTTGAGAAAGTGTGCACAAGCAGTGTCATCACACAGCCCCCTACACTTACATCTCACAAGTTCAATAAAGGCTTCGGCCCCAGTGTTCCccaacacacaaaaaataaaaacctcaAAATGTCTAACGAATCATATGAATTCGTTAATAAGAGAGAACCTCTCTTTGCAGATCTTTCTGAACCCCCGCATGTCGCCCCTAGTCCGTCCACTAGATGGTGCCATTGCTTCACAAATGAGCCAGCCGGGCACACACGAAGCTATCAGCGCCTCCCAGGCTCTGGTAGGGACTCTCGCAAGTTACGAGTCAGCTTGGCAGACTGTTTCGGCTCCCGAGTGGGTGACGCGTACAATAACGCAGGGCTACAGACTGCAGTTTGTAATGAAACCCCCGCATTTCAACGGCGTTCTCTCTTCACACACGGAGGAGAGCGCCGCTCACATTCTGAACGAGGAAATCTCTTCCCTTCTAGACAAGGGAGCGATTCAAGTGGTGCCCCACAACTTGATAGAGCTGGGGTTTTATTCTCGTTATTTCCTGGTCCCAAAGAAGGACGGTTCTCTCCGTCCCATTCTGGATCTCCGAgtgttaaacaaacatttgagGAAGTACAATTTCAGAATGTTAACCCACGGCACTTTGGCCCGCGCTATAAAACAGAACGATTGGTTCACATCGGTCGATCTGAAAGATGCTTTTTTCCATATAAGCATTTATCCGCCACACAGGAAGTTTCTTCGTTTCGCCTATCAAGGCACATGTTACGAATTCACAGTTCTCCCCTTTGGGCTCGCTTTGAGTCCAAGGACTTTCTGCCTGTGTGCGGAAGCAGGTTTAGCTCCCCTGAGATTGTCGGGTCTGCGGATTTTGACATACATAGACGATTGGCTCATAATAGCCGAATCGAAAGAGAAAGTGCAGCGGGACACCCGCCGTGTGCTCACACACATCACATCTCTCGGATTCAGGGTGAATGTGAACAAAAGCAATTTTACACCCAGTCAGAGTGTGATTTTTCTGGGTTTGGAGCTGAACTCAGTCTCCATGCGAGCGCGTCTCTCTCAAGAGCGCGTTCTCTCTCTAATGAATTGTGTGTCACAGTTTCGAGAGGAGCGAAAGTACAATATCGCACTTGTCTCAGACTGCAGGGTCTAA